The proteins below come from a single Natranaerofaba carboxydovora genomic window:
- a CDS encoding InlB B-repeat-containing protein: MSGKRSFHLLFITCLFVSVAFMVGCVQEYEVELQAYPEDAGEISGEGTYEEGEEVTVEAEPEEGYEFEKWKEDGEKITSDKDYKLEVIDDITLEAQFEQQEYQVSLSAPKDKGKVGVEEIQNTDYEETYKYGEEVTVKAKPSDYFEFYYWEDLEGEIGSEDKSYTFQVEEDYDLVANFNPKLEEVIELSDGIEITLGDVWEQLIEYTSDRGEPQSYLNAVGVKETNKENKKSVHFGIGGYNPSIVGYVDTKTNEINLIGRAERSDKVELYWFLDNDYIIYDYTCVGTGFHHLHFHDVEKDEGVEITQMEKFEEKYDRKEPTNLHNIKWSEDGKELYFEVECKDEETTSWIFNAKEKELTLEQN; the protein is encoded by the coding sequence TTGTCAGGGAAACGATCATTTCATTTATTGTTTATCACATGCTTATTTGTTTCAGTAGCTTTTATGGTGGGTTGTGTCCAAGAGTATGAAGTAGAGTTACAAGCTTATCCTGAAGATGCTGGGGAAATTTCGGGCGAAGGCACTTATGAAGAAGGTGAAGAAGTTACAGTAGAAGCAGAACCAGAGGAAGGTTATGAATTTGAAAAATGGAAAGAGGACGGAGAAAAAATAACAAGCGATAAAGATTATAAATTGGAAGTTATTGATGATATTACATTAGAAGCACAATTTGAACAACAAGAATATCAAGTGAGCCTATCAGCTCCCAAAGATAAAGGGAAAGTTGGTGTTGAGGAAATTCAGAATACTGACTACGAAGAAACTTATAAATACGGTGAAGAAGTAACAGTTAAAGCTAAACCTAGTGATTATTTTGAGTTTTACTACTGGGAAGATTTAGAAGGGGAAATAGGTAGTGAAGATAAGTCCTATACTTTTCAAGTTGAAGAAGATTATGACTTGGTAGCAAATTTTAATCCAAAATTAGAAGAGGTGATAGAATTATCAGATGGGATAGAAATAACTTTAGGAGATGTATGGGAGCAGCTAATAGAATATACTAGTGACCGTGGTGAACCGCAATCTTATTTAAATGCAGTTGGAGTAAAGGAAACCAATAAGGAAAACAAAAAATCCGTTCATTTTGGTATTGGAGGATATAATCCAAGTATAGTTGGATATGTAGATACAAAAACAAACGAAATAAATTTAATCGGTAGGGCTGAAAGATCTGATAAAGTGGAATTATACTGGTTTTTGGACAATGATTATATTATTTATGACTATACATGCGTTGGCACTGGTTTTCATCATTTGCACTTTCATGACGTGGAAAAAGATGAAGGAGTGGAGATAACCCAAATGGAGAAGTTCGAAGAAAAATATGACAGGAAAGAACCCACGAACCTTCATAATATAAAATGGTCAGAAGATGGGAAAGAGCTTTATTTTGAGGTAGAATGTAAAGATGAAGAAACAACTTCTTGGATATTTAATGCTAAAGAGAAGGAATTAACATTAGAACAAAATTAA
- a CDS encoding DUF3794 and LysM peptidoglycan-binding domain-containing protein — MSHKDIELEKELLKVKSVVGEGVVQTNVEADITLPAPVRKIREPVDAEVNITDTEVIEDKVIVKGVLEKQVYFVDDKTGTLHEKSFEENFSVFVDIPGAEPGNEVQVRPRVEFVGVEEKDNNDKKDHLKEEVFKQLAVIEVFVKVTEEIQLEVVTDAVGTDIEVETELLKVEDVIGEDTTQTELISDVKLDYPVRKVESVDTRFEDVESRVLDDKVIVEGTLVKQIYFVDPELDVVREQTATENFSVTIDIPGARPGMNVQEFPRVEFVDHEIVDDFNLRQTAVVEVFAKVTETVQIEVVTDIIGVETVTELLKVSPVIGEDRVQQLVEADTKLSCPARKIQQVQGEFRDVEGRVIDDKVIVEGTVHKQIFFVDATTDEVIETSEDVPFTVTIDILGAMPDHQVQISPRIETIQEEIDQEDPTLIRETIVVEVFAKVTQTAQHEVVIDLEDEKKEKPISKPKKKSGPSLKIYVVQKNDTIYHIAEKFDVAAEDIIKANNIKNPDMIFPGQKLLIPM, encoded by the coding sequence GTGTCTCATAAGGACATTGAATTAGAAAAGGAACTATTAAAAGTCAAGTCGGTAGTCGGTGAAGGCGTTGTGCAAACTAATGTTGAGGCAGATATCACGTTACCGGCCCCCGTGAGAAAAATTAGAGAACCAGTAGATGCTGAAGTAAATATAACTGATACAGAAGTGATTGAAGACAAAGTGATTGTTAAAGGAGTTTTAGAAAAGCAGGTTTATTTTGTAGATGACAAAACAGGAACTCTTCATGAAAAAAGTTTTGAAGAAAACTTTTCGGTTTTTGTTGATATTCCTGGGGCAGAGCCGGGGAATGAAGTTCAAGTACGGCCAAGAGTGGAATTTGTAGGGGTAGAAGAAAAAGATAACAACGACAAAAAAGATCACTTAAAAGAAGAGGTATTTAAACAGTTAGCAGTTATAGAAGTATTTGTTAAAGTTACTGAAGAGATTCAATTAGAGGTTGTGACCGATGCAGTAGGCACTGATATTGAAGTTGAAACAGAGCTACTTAAAGTAGAGGATGTTATAGGTGAGGATACTACCCAGACAGAACTAATAAGCGATGTAAAACTTGATTATCCTGTGAGAAAAGTTGAATCTGTTGATACCAGGTTTGAAGATGTAGAAAGCAGGGTACTAGATGATAAAGTGATAGTGGAAGGAACGCTTGTGAAGCAAATATATTTTGTTGATCCAGAGTTAGATGTAGTAAGAGAACAGACAGCAACTGAAAACTTTTCTGTGACTATTGATATCCCTGGTGCTAGGCCAGGTATGAATGTACAGGAGTTTCCCCGGGTAGAATTTGTTGATCATGAAATAGTAGACGATTTTAACTTGAGACAAACAGCAGTAGTAGAAGTTTTCGCCAAAGTTACAGAAACTGTACAAATAGAAGTGGTAACCGATATCATAGGTGTAGAAACTGTAACTGAGCTATTAAAAGTTTCTCCTGTTATAGGCGAAGATAGGGTACAGCAGCTCGTAGAAGCTGATACAAAACTTTCTTGCCCTGCTAGAAAAATACAACAGGTACAAGGTGAATTTAGGGATGTAGAAGGAAGAGTTATAGATGATAAAGTAATTGTTGAAGGTACAGTTCATAAACAGATATTTTTTGTCGATGCTACTACTGATGAAGTTATTGAAACCTCAGAAGATGTTCCTTTTACCGTTACAATAGATATACTTGGCGCAATGCCTGATCATCAAGTACAGATTTCTCCTAGAATAGAAACTATTCAAGAGGAGATTGATCAGGAGGACCCTACCCTTATTAGGGAAACAATAGTTGTTGAAGTGTTTGCAAAAGTTACACAAACAGCCCAACATGAAGTGGTCATTGATTTAGAAGATGAAAAAAAGGAAAAACCTATCAGTAAACCTAAGAAAAAATCAGGTCCTTCGCTGAAGATTTATGTAGTCCAAAAGAACGACACTATTTACCATATTGCTGAAAAATTTGATGTGGCGGCTGAAGACATAATAAAAGCAAATAATATCAAAAACCCTGACATGATTTTTCCTGGACAGAAACTATTAATTCCTATGTAA
- a CDS encoding CAP domain-containing protein: protein MENKYIKFLSLAVVFLFFLTSTSQAFASNRIILRSSGQDNTPRVIKVSLNHSGWGNESRNSFNRQVGRLETPLKFVIRDGQLRLVQRPDLNQEDKADKEVDVPEEDSKEEPGKDKPEEPKEEEPKEEEPKEEEPKEEEPKEEEPKEEEPKEEEPDKEPEEDKSEENKEQKEEQKEKDEREEQEEQEELNDAEEQMINKVNEERRQRGLSPLEVDYEVVEVARAKSQDMIDNNYFAHNSPTYGSPFDMLNKFGINYRTAGENLAGSRTVETAHNNLMNSDGHRRNILNENFTHIGVGVVEGGTYGKYFTQMFIGK, encoded by the coding sequence TTGGAAAATAAGTACATAAAGTTTTTAAGTTTAGCAGTTGTCTTTTTGTTCTTCTTAACTTCAACATCTCAGGCTTTTGCATCAAACAGAATTATTTTGAGAAGTAGTGGTCAAGATAATACTCCTCGGGTTATTAAAGTGAGTTTAAATCATTCAGGATGGGGAAATGAGAGTAGGAATAGTTTTAATCGACAAGTAGGAAGGCTTGAAACTCCTTTGAAGTTTGTAATAAGAGATGGACAGTTAAGATTGGTCCAGAGACCAGATCTAAATCAGGAAGACAAAGCTGATAAAGAAGTGGATGTTCCAGAGGAAGACTCTAAAGAAGAACCTGGCAAGGACAAGCCTGAAGAGCCAAAAGAAGAAGAGCCAAAAGAAGAAGAGCCAAAAGAAGAAGAGCCAAAAGAAGAAGAGCCAAAAGAAGAAGAGCCAAAAGAAGAAGAGCCAAAAGAAGAAGAGCCAGATAAAGAACCTGAAGAAGATAAGTCTGAAGAAAACAAAGAACAAAAAGAAGAACAGAAAGAAAAAGACGAGCGCGAAGAGCAAGAAGAGCAAGAAGAATTAAATGATGCTGAAGAACAGATGATAAACAAAGTAAATGAAGAAAGAAGACAAAGAGGGTTGTCTCCTTTAGAAGTAGACTACGAAGTAGTTGAGGTTGCAAGAGCGAAAAGTCAGGACATGATAGATAATAATTACTTTGCCCATAACTCACCTACCTATGGTTCGCCATTTGATATGTTGAATAAGTTTGGAATAAATTATAGAACAGCTGGTGAGAACTTAGCAGGTTCTAGAACAGTCGAGACTGCTCATAACAACTTGATGAATTCTGATGGGCACAGAAGGAATATTTTAAATGAAAACTTTACACATATTGGTGTAGGTGTAGTAGAGGGTGGTACTTACGGCAAATATTTTACTCAAATGTTTATTGGAAAATAA
- a CDS encoding TMEM165/GDT1 family protein has protein sequence MFWESLLVTFGMVFLAELGDKTQLATMLLATQKKSLLGVFIGASTALILASFLGVMLGNILTKYLPPNILKNGAGVAFIILGVVLLISQK, from the coding sequence ATGTTTTGGGAAAGTCTTCTTGTTACCTTTGGCATGGTTTTTTTAGCTGAGCTTGGAGATAAAACCCAGCTTGCAACCATGCTTCTCGCAACCCAAAAAAAATCTTTGTTAGGAGTTTTCATCGGAGCTAGTACTGCTCTTATTTTAGCAAGCTTTTTAGGTGTTATGCTTGGAAACATATTAACAAAATACCTGCCTCCAAACATATTAAAAAACGGGGCAGGAGTAGCTTTTATTATATTAGGGGTAGTGTTACTGATCTCTCAAAAATAA
- a CDS encoding D-alanyl-D-alanine carboxypeptidase family protein translates to MINVKKLTVLILVVMIFFGNAIISTISASSDSSDIDIYADAAVLIEVENGQVLYDKNKHESMYPASTTKIMTAHLLLQNSSLSEQVEVTENAFRVRGSTLHLNKGMTLSVRDLLYGIMLRSANDGAIAAAEHVSGSKESFVEKMNQKAKEYGAKNTGFQNPHGLTNGYPDHNTTAYDLAMITRQALKCPEFRRIVNTTEDEIKLKDGTRELYNPNRLLKNYQYANGVKTGYTAMSGHTLVASATKDDITLVAVILGSDTRNALFNSAENLFDYVFENYEKIMVSEKNELVDSINIEEHDIELDVYTDSEVSYMVNTKEQSNPIEERNSLKDSLSLPLEKNDKIGEMMFFSQGEEIGATNLIIKEDVERPEAKNTSAITFVLIAGGVVTGFFVFFKNKKDK, encoded by the coding sequence GTGATAAATGTCAAAAAATTAACAGTATTAATCCTTGTTGTAATGATTTTTTTTGGAAATGCCATTATAAGTACTATAAGTGCAAGTTCAGATAGTTCTGACATAGATATCTACGCAGATGCGGCTGTTTTAATAGAAGTAGAGAATGGACAGGTTTTATATGATAAAAATAAACATGAAAGTATGTACCCGGCTAGTACTACCAAAATAATGACAGCACATTTACTTTTACAGAACTCTTCTTTATCGGAACAAGTAGAAGTAACAGAAAATGCATTTAGAGTAAGAGGTTCTACACTACACCTTAACAAAGGGATGACACTTTCTGTTAGAGACCTGCTCTATGGGATAATGCTCCGCTCGGCTAATGACGGGGCTATAGCAGCTGCAGAACATGTATCAGGGTCAAAAGAAAGTTTTGTAGAAAAAATGAATCAGAAAGCGAAAGAATACGGGGCAAAAAATACTGGGTTTCAAAACCCCCATGGACTTACAAACGGTTATCCAGACCATAATACAACTGCGTATGATCTTGCCATGATAACAAGACAAGCGCTTAAATGTCCAGAATTTAGAAGAATTGTAAATACAACAGAAGATGAGATAAAGTTAAAGGATGGAACTAGAGAGTTATATAATCCCAATAGACTTCTAAAAAATTATCAATATGCTAACGGAGTTAAGACAGGGTATACAGCTATGTCTGGTCATACCCTGGTGGCATCTGCAACTAAAGATGATATTACATTAGTAGCTGTTATACTTGGAAGTGATACCAGAAATGCACTGTTTAACAGTGCCGAAAATTTGTTTGATTACGTTTTTGAAAACTATGAAAAGATTATGGTTTCAGAAAAGAACGAACTGGTCGACTCGATAAATATTGAAGAGCATGATATAGAACTTGATGTTTATACTGATTCAGAAGTAAGCTATATGGTGAATACAAAAGAACAGTCAAATCCAATTGAAGAAAGAAACAGTCTAAAAGATTCCCTTTCTCTACCCCTAGAAAAAAATGATAAAATAGGTGAAATGATGTTCTTTAGTCAAGGTGAAGAAATAGGGGCTACTAATTTAATTATAAAAGAAGATGTTGAAAGACCTGAGGCAAAAAATACAAGTGCTATAACCTTTGTACTAATTGCAGGGGGAGTTGTGACAGGTTTCTTCGTATTTTTTAAAAATAAAAAAGATAAATAA
- a CDS encoding nicotinate phosphoribosyltransferase — protein MKEFNRVKDVYDWEINKDRRLFSASHEEILSGRTTDIYFVRTKELLEHLNRSEKEVTAEVFASREGVMAGTNEVMGLIKDKPDLEVWTLKEGENFGEKEVIMRLKGPYSQVAVYETPLLGILASSSGWASAASECREAAGEDATLICFGARHIHPSSAPVMERSALVGGFDGCSCILGAKLWGIKPSGTVPHAVFLMVGDTVEVAKAYNEIMPENDARVILVDTFKDEVEESLRVARELGKDLFGVRIDTPSERGGVTSGLIKEARAKLDQAGFDYVRILASGGMTPDKIIELKKAGVSTFGVGSYIAAARPIDMTMDLKEVDGIPIAKRGRIPGLTSTNRLSRIK, from the coding sequence ATGAAAGAGTTTAACCGTGTAAAAGATGTATACGATTGGGAAATAAATAAAGATAGAAGGCTTTTTAGTGCAAGTCATGAAGAGATTTTAAGTGGCAGGACCACAGATATATATTTTGTCAGGACAAAAGAGCTTTTGGAACATTTGAACAGATCTGAAAAAGAAGTGACAGCAGAAGTGTTTGCATCGAGAGAAGGAGTTATGGCAGGAACTAATGAGGTTATGGGATTAATAAAAGACAAACCCGACCTAGAAGTATGGACTCTAAAAGAAGGGGAAAATTTTGGTGAAAAAGAAGTAATAATGAGACTAAAAGGTCCATATTCCCAGGTAGCGGTTTATGAAACCCCTCTTTTGGGAATTCTTGCTTCCTCTTCTGGTTGGGCATCTGCTGCTAGTGAGTGCCGCGAAGCTGCTGGTGAAGATGCTACTCTAATATGCTTTGGAGCTAGACATATACACCCTTCTTCCGCACCAGTGATGGAAAGGTCTGCACTGGTTGGGGGATTTGATGGTTGTAGTTGTATATTAGGTGCAAAACTTTGGGGGATAAAGCCTTCGGGCACAGTACCCCATGCAGTATTTTTAATGGTAGGAGATACCGTGGAAGTAGCAAAAGCATATAATGAAATCATGCCAGAAAATGATGCCAGGGTGATATTAGTAGATACATTTAAAGATGAAGTAGAGGAGTCTTTGCGAGTTGCCAGGGAATTAGGTAAGGATTTGTTTGGGGTAAGAATTGACACGCCTTCTGAAAGAGGGGGTGTGACTTCGGGGCTCATTAAAGAAGCTAGAGCAAAACTAGATCAAGCAGGGTTTGATTATGTTAGAATACTTGCATCGGGAGGTATGACCCCAGATAAAATAATCGAACTTAAAAAAGCCGGAGTTAGTACCTTTGGCGTTGGCAGTTACATAGCTGCTGCAAGACCTATAGATATGACCATGGACTTAAAAGAGGTAGATGGAATTCCTATTGCAAAAAGAGGTAGAATACCGGGTTTAACTTCAACTAATAGATTATCAAGAATAAAATAA
- a CDS encoding cyanophycinase, translating into MSVSKGRLFIIGGNENKGEKSILKDFVRLSGGSNACIGVIPTATKDPEETGERYKEVFKNFGAEDVHVLNIQTRKDGDKKALINLFDDITGVYFTGGDQLRITSIIGGTEFDKKLHEYHRKGLVVGGTSAGASVMSDTMIVEGLDESPPAKSTVNMAPGLGFLQRTVIDQHFDQRGRMGRLLTVVAQNPHVLGFGIDEDTAIVTEDETMLKVLGTQTVTVVDGSKIDHSNIIKEGEDQPLAITNIIIHVLSAGYFFDLKRRHVKGGLEFESSR; encoded by the coding sequence ATAAGCGTGTCTAAGGGAAGGTTATTTATTATTGGAGGGAATGAAAACAAAGGTGAAAAGTCTATTCTAAAAGATTTTGTTAGACTATCTGGTGGTAGTAATGCATGTATTGGAGTTATACCTACAGCTACTAAAGACCCGGAAGAAACTGGCGAGAGGTACAAAGAAGTATTTAAAAACTTTGGCGCAGAAGATGTTCATGTTTTAAACATCCAGACAAGAAAAGATGGTGACAAAAAAGCGCTTATAAACTTATTTGATGATATTACTGGTGTGTATTTTACTGGGGGTGATCAGCTAAGAATAACAAGTATAATAGGAGGCACAGAATTTGATAAAAAATTACATGAATATCACCGAAAAGGCTTAGTTGTTGGGGGTACCAGTGCTGGAGCTTCTGTAATGAGTGATACAATGATTGTAGAGGGTCTTGATGAATCGCCTCCAGCAAAGAGTACAGTAAATATGGCCCCTGGACTTGGTTTTTTACAAAGGACGGTTATTGATCAACACTTTGATCAGCGCGGCCGTATGGGAAGGTTGTTAACGGTTGTTGCCCAAAATCCTCATGTATTAGGTTTTGGAATTGATGAAGATACTGCTATAGTAACTGAAGATGAAACAATGCTAAAAGTGCTTGGTACTCAGACTGTCACCGTGGTAGACGGCAGTAAGATAGATCATTCTAATATAATTAAAGAAGGAGAAGATCAGCCTTTGGCAATAACTAATATTATAATACATGTCTTATCTGCAGGTTATTTTTTTGACCTTAAACGCCGTCATGTTAAAGGGGGACTAGAGTTTGAAAGTTCTCGATAA
- the cphA gene encoding cyanophycin synthetase produces the protein MKVLDKRVLRGRNIYSHNPVIKARIDLGELSEVKTNEIEGFYECLQDNFPSIIEHHCSRGYRGGFLERVKEGTLLGHVVEHVTIELMQLSNVETNYGTTRATNVEKVYDIIVEQKSSQGLDTALDHAVDIVKKMINKEAPQIEQRIKEIRDIVSETRLGPSTEAILKAAKKRDIPFIRLDDDASMFQLGFGKNGKRIQATTTEYTSCIGVDIACDKRKTNEMLDELGLPVPFGKVVETEKDAVKAANEIGFPLVLKPKDGNQGKGVTLNIWSEDEIKAAYRVALNYSPEIIVEQHVEGKHYRILVVGDKVVAGSERLPAHVVGDGENTIRKLIDLENEKNHLRGEGHEKPLSKISVDPVVNMVLARNNMTMNYVPEKGDMVYLRESANLSTGGIAIDVTEDIHPETARTAKRACKVVGLDVGGVDIVVDDIRNSIQDGGAIIEINAAPGIRMHEHPTKGEKRDVGKEIVDYLFPFNDETKIPIVSVTGTNGKTTTARLIRKVLKDEGYTVGATTTDGIFVDDELILKGDTTGPSSAKTVLTDQRVDASVFETARGGLIRGGLGYNLADVAVVTNIGEDHIGQDGIDTIEDMVNVKSLVVEATELNGKVVLNADDETSKYMAEKARGQVILFSKSHENKWLKRHIGAGGKGLFVKNDRIFWANGKHGVSMGELTSIPIAFFGLAEHNIENVLASIAASLALGVSLEKCYDSIKDFNPSIEDNPGRSNFYVCEDNDIKILIDYGHNPPGWEKILEMVAKIEKNNVRGVIGVPGDRGDDMIHEAGRVAARYLDTIIVKEDEDPRGRNKGEVAQLLTNGLETELSKELVTKDEVEVERVLCEKEAVKKAIDTAKSGDLVVVFYENLDNVLDPINGKNLNIRPAGPEDL, from the coding sequence TTGAAAGTTCTCGATAAAAGAGTATTAAGAGGAAGAAATATATATAGCCATAATCCTGTAATAAAAGCAAGAATTGATTTGGGAGAACTTTCTGAAGTTAAGACAAATGAAATAGAAGGGTTTTATGAATGCTTGCAAGATAATTTCCCTTCAATAATTGAACATCACTGCTCTAGAGGTTATAGAGGGGGATTCTTAGAAAGGGTTAAAGAAGGAACTTTGCTCGGCCATGTCGTAGAGCATGTAACAATTGAGCTTATGCAGCTTTCAAATGTTGAGACAAACTATGGTACTACAAGGGCTACCAACGTGGAAAAAGTTTATGATATAATTGTTGAACAAAAATCCTCACAAGGTTTAGATACGGCCTTAGACCATGCTGTGGATATTGTCAAAAAAATGATTAACAAAGAAGCACCACAAATTGAACAAAGAATTAAAGAAATAAGAGATATAGTTTCAGAAACAAGGCTTGGGCCAAGTACTGAAGCAATTTTAAAAGCGGCCAAGAAAAGAGACATTCCGTTCATAAGACTAGATGATGATGCTAGTATGTTTCAATTGGGTTTTGGTAAAAATGGCAAAAGGATTCAAGCTACAACGACGGAGTATACATCGTGTATAGGTGTTGATATTGCCTGTGACAAAAGAAAAACAAACGAAATGTTAGATGAGCTTGGATTACCCGTTCCATTTGGCAAGGTAGTAGAAACAGAAAAGGATGCTGTTAAAGCAGCTAATGAAATAGGCTTCCCGCTTGTGTTAAAACCTAAGGATGGTAACCAAGGCAAAGGTGTGACCCTTAATATTTGGAGCGAAGACGAGATAAAGGCAGCTTATAGGGTCGCTCTTAATTACAGTCCTGAAATTATTGTTGAGCAGCATGTTGAAGGAAAACATTATAGGATTTTAGTTGTTGGAGACAAAGTTGTTGCTGGTTCAGAAAGATTACCTGCCCATGTTGTTGGTGATGGTGAGAATACAATTAGAAAATTAATTGATTTAGAAAATGAAAAAAATCATTTAAGGGGGGAAGGTCACGAAAAACCGCTTTCTAAAATCAGCGTTGACCCGGTTGTAAATATGGTGCTTGCTAGAAACAATATGACTATGAATTATGTTCCTGAAAAAGGTGACATGGTATATCTAAGAGAAAGTGCAAATTTAAGTACTGGTGGAATAGCTATAGATGTAACTGAAGACATCCATCCTGAAACCGCAAGGACTGCAAAAAGAGCCTGCAAGGTTGTGGGACTTGATGTAGGTGGTGTTGATATAGTAGTAGATGATATAAGAAACTCTATTCAAGACGGTGGTGCCATAATTGAAATAAATGCGGCACCTGGAATTAGAATGCATGAACATCCTACTAAAGGGGAAAAAAGAGATGTTGGTAAAGAAATTGTTGATTATTTGTTCCCCTTTAATGATGAAACTAAAATTCCAATTGTTTCTGTTACAGGTACTAACGGTAAAACTACAACGGCACGGCTTATAAGAAAGGTCTTAAAAGATGAAGGCTATACTGTTGGGGCTACTACTACTGATGGCATTTTTGTTGATGATGAACTTATTTTAAAAGGAGATACAACTGGCCCAAGTAGTGCAAAAACAGTCTTGACAGACCAAAGAGTAGATGCCAGTGTTTTTGAAACTGCCAGGGGAGGGCTTATTCGCGGAGGACTTGGTTATAACCTGGCGGATGTGGCTGTAGTAACTAATATAGGAGAAGACCACATAGGCCAGGATGGCATCGATACAATAGAGGATATGGTAAATGTCAAGAGCCTCGTAGTTGAAGCTACAGAGTTAAATGGTAAAGTAGTATTAAATGCTGATGATGAAACCTCAAAATATATGGCTGAAAAAGCAAGAGGGCAGGTCATATTATTTTCTAAAAGTCATGAAAATAAATGGCTCAAAAGACATATAGGTGCTGGTGGTAAAGGACTTTTTGTAAAAAATGACAGGATTTTTTGGGCTAATGGAAAACATGGTGTCTCTATGGGAGAACTTACTAGTATACCAATAGCTTTCTTTGGGTTAGCAGAGCATAACATAGAGAACGTCTTAGCTTCTATAGCTGCTTCTTTGGCACTTGGCGTTTCATTGGAAAAATGCTATGATTCTATTAAGGATTTTAATCCATCTATCGAAGATAATCCGGGAAGGAGTAATTTTTATGTATGTGAGGATAATGACATTAAAATACTGATTGATTACGGGCACAACCCACCAGGATGGGAGAAAATTCTTGAAATGGTAGCAAAAATTGAAAAAAATAATGTGCGAGGAGTTATTGGAGTCCCTGGTGATAGAGGGGATGATATGATTCATGAAGCGGGGAGGGTTGCCGCGCGCTACCTTGATACTATAATTGTGAAAGAAGATGAAGATCCTAGAGGAAGAAATAAAGGTGAAGTAGCACAATTATTGACAAATGGCCTGGAAACAGAGCTATCTAAAGAACTGGTGACAAAAGACGAAGTTGAAGTTGAAAGGGTCCTCTGTGAAAAAGAAGCTGTTAAAAAAGCTATAGATACTGCTAAATCAGGAGATTTGGTAGTAGTGTTTTATGAAAATCTTGACAATGTTCTTGATCCCATCAACGGAAAAAACTTAAATATACGACCTGCTGGACCTGAAGATTTATAA
- the ispE gene encoding 4-(cytidine 5'-diphospho)-2-C-methyl-D-erythritol kinase, producing the protein MSDYIDVVSPAKINLFLDVLGKREDGYHQVELIMQSLDLKDNINISVNKFQDEDIKIYSNNQNVPTGEGNLAYRAARLMTEGYYIPPLKIYLEKKIPIEAGLAGGSSNGAAVLWGLNELFNFNLSLDRLCELGKELGADVPFCLRGGTMLATGFGEELTRLPSMPWCYLLLVKPSFGVSTAKVYKALNKDSYDPLKYNDLLMSGKLIKALEQKSLEKISDNLYNSMEPTVKSWFGQVEDIIQMLTQNGALASLMSGSGPTIYGIFKDKKQAQIVEKLLKNWGSDIQVFVTTPRYMGVGKE; encoded by the coding sequence TTGAGTGATTACATAGATGTGGTTTCCCCTGCTAAGATTAATTTATTTTTGGATGTTCTTGGAAAACGGGAGGATGGTTATCATCAAGTAGAGCTTATAATGCAAAGCTTAGACCTTAAAGATAATATAAATATTTCTGTAAATAAATTTCAGGATGAAGATATTAAAATTTATAGTAATAATCAAAACGTCCCAACTGGAGAGGGAAACCTTGCTTATAGAGCTGCAAGGCTCATGACAGAAGGTTATTATATACCTCCTTTAAAAATATATCTTGAAAAGAAAATACCTATAGAAGCAGGTCTTGCGGGTGGAAGTAGTAATGGTGCCGCAGTATTATGGGGGTTAAATGAGCTTTTCAATTTTAACCTATCTTTGGATAGACTGTGTGAACTAGGAAAAGAACTAGGAGCTGATGTTCCTTTTTGTTTGAGAGGGGGAACTATGTTAGCAACAGGTTTTGGAGAGGAGCTGACCAGACTTCCTTCAATGCCCTGGTGTTATCTTTTACTGGTAAAGCCCTCTTTTGGAGTAAGTACTGCAAAAGTATACAAAGCTTTAAACAAAGACTCTTATGATCCTTTAAAATACAATGATTTATTGATGTCAGGAAAGCTAATTAAAGCATTAGAGCAAAAATCACTTGAAAAAATTTCGGACAACCTATACAATTCTATGGAACCAACTGTTAAGTCCTGGTTTGGTCAGGTTGAAGACATAATTCAAATGCTAACTCAAAATGGGGCTCTTGCATCTTTGATGAGTGGCAGCGGCCCAACAATTTATGGTATATTTAAGGATAAAAAGCAAGCCCAAATAGTAGAAAAATTACTGAAAAACTGGGGAAGTGACATTCAGGTGTTTGTGACAACCCCCCGATATATGGGAGTAGGAAAGGAGTAG